The Pseudomonas eucalypticola genome has a window encoding:
- a CDS encoding AlgP family protein has translation MSANKKPVNTPLHLLQQLSSSLLEHLEGACSQALADAEKLLAKLEKQRGKAQEKLHKSRSKLQDAASAGKAKAQAKAKAAGEELEELLDALKERQAETRQYIVQLKRDAQESLKLAQGVGRVHEAASKALTSRSAKPAAAPATKKAPARAASKASAAKPAVAAKPAARTTTAKPAAKPVAAKPATKAAAAKPASKPAAKAVAAKPAAKPAAAKAPAKAAAKPTPAKAAAAKPAAKPAAAKPASAAKPSAAKPAAAKPATAAKPAASKPATKPATRSATRPAAKKAATPAAKPQATPASASTSASAPSAPAPAATPSSTANSSAPAPSAS, from the coding sequence TCGAACATTTGGAAGGCGCCTGCTCCCAGGCGCTGGCTGATGCTGAGAAACTGCTCGCCAAGTTGGAAAAGCAACGTGGCAAGGCCCAGGAAAAACTCCACAAGTCACGTAGCAAACTTCAGGACGCCGCCAGTGCTGGCAAAGCCAAGGCACAGGCCAAGGCAAAAGCCGCGGGTGAAGAACTTGAAGAACTGCTCGACGCCCTTAAAGAGCGTCAGGCTGAAACGCGCCAATACATCGTGCAATTGAAGCGTGATGCCCAGGAAAGTTTGAAATTGGCTCAGGGCGTGGGTCGTGTGCATGAAGCGGCCAGCAAGGCGCTGACTTCCCGTTCGGCCAAGCCTGCCGCCGCGCCTGCGACGAAGAAGGCGCCCGCTCGCGCCGCCAGCAAGGCTTCGGCGGCCAAGCCCGCGGTAGCAGCGAAACCCGCAGCCAGAACAACCACCGCCAAACCTGCGGCCAAGCCAGTAGCGGCCAAACCTGCCACCAAGGCAGCCGCCGCCAAACCCGCCAGCAAGCCAGCGGCAAAAGCCGTGGCCGCGAAACCTGCTGCCAAGCCCGCCGCCGCCAAGGCGCCCGCCAAAGCCGCCGCCAAGCCAACCCCGGCCAAAGCTGCTGCCGCCAAGCCAGCCGCCAAACCCGCTGCCGCCAAGCCCGCCAGCGCCGCCAAGCCTTCGGCTGCCAAACCCGCCGCGGCAAAACCGGCCACCGCCGCCAAGCCTGCTGCCAGCAAGCCAGCGACCAAGCCTGCCACGCGCTCGGCAACCCGCCCCGCTGCGAAAAAAGCTGCTACGCCTGCCGCCAAGCCGCAAGCAACGCCTGCGTCGGCCAGCACAAGCGCTTCTGCGCCATCGGCCCCTGCCCCAGCTGCAACGCCGTCGAGCACGGCCAACAGCAGCGCCCCGGCGCCAAGCGCCTCTTAA
- a CDS encoding TIGR02444 family protein: protein MHSDLWSFSLDLYTRLGIEQACLELQAEGANVCLLLGAAWLGQLGVACNGDRLARMRDLGEPWHDEVIRPLRHLRQSWREAAAHDPELDALRDQVKALELEAERQLLQRIEVLAQDWQAEGADDMGAWLDGIAPPAAREKQRGALQRLHAASLAD from the coding sequence ATGCACTCTGACCTGTGGAGCTTTTCGCTGGATCTTTACACCCGCCTCGGCATTGAGCAAGCCTGCCTTGAATTGCAGGCCGAAGGGGCCAACGTGTGCCTGTTGCTGGGTGCCGCCTGGCTGGGGCAATTGGGGGTGGCCTGCAATGGCGATCGCCTGGCACGCATGCGTGACCTTGGGGAGCCCTGGCATGACGAGGTCATCCGGCCCCTGCGCCACCTGCGCCAGAGCTGGCGCGAGGCCGCCGCCCACGACCCGGAACTGGACGCGCTACGCGATCAGGTCAAGGCGCTGGAATTGGAGGCTGAAAGGCAACTGTTGCAGCGTATAGAAGTGCTGGCCCAGGACTGGCAGGCCGAGGGTGCCGATGACATGGGCGCCTGGCTGGACGGCATAGCGCCGCCCGCCGCCCGGGAAAAACAACGCGGCGCGCTGCAGAGGCTGCACGCCGCGAGTCTCGCCGATTAA
- a CDS encoding ATP-binding cassette domain-containing protein, with translation MIRLQSLTLQRGPQRLLEDAELTLHAGQKAGLIGANGAGKSTLFALLRGELVPDSGDCQLPADWRIAHMRQEVDTLERIAVDYVLDGDLRLREVQQQLAAAEAAHDGAALARLHAELDSADGYTADARARKLLAGLGFTNEQMDRAVGSFSGGWRMRLNLAQALMCPSDLLLLDEPTNHLDLDAILWLEEWLKSYPGTLMLISHDRDFLDAVVDHVAHVEQCKLTLYRGGYTAFERARAERLAQQQQAYEKQQAQRAHMEKYIARFKAQATKARQAQSRIKALERMEELSAAHVDSPFDFVFRESHKISSPLLDLSEGRLGYGDKVVLEKVKLQLTPGARIGLLGPNGAGKSTLIKNLAGELSPIGGRLVRGENLTVGYFAQHQLDSLDSKASPLLHLQRLAPTEREQTLRDFLGGFDFRGGRIDEPVLNFSGGEKARLALALIAWERPNLLLLDEPTNHLDLEMRLALTMALQEFSGAVLVVSHDRHLLKSTTDDFLLVADGKVEAFDGDLDDYTRWLADYRQRNAPVSNTPVNADKTDKKAQRQAAAALRQQLAPHKREADKLETELGKVHEQLAKVEAALGDSGIYEAGRKDELRDQLAQQAKLKVREAELEEAWMTALETLETMQAELEALS, from the coding sequence ATGATTCGACTTCAAAGCCTTACTTTACAGCGTGGCCCGCAGCGTCTGCTAGAAGACGCCGAGCTAACCCTGCACGCCGGTCAGAAAGCCGGCCTGATCGGTGCCAACGGCGCCGGCAAATCCACCCTGTTCGCCTTGCTGCGCGGCGAGCTCGTGCCTGATTCCGGTGACTGCCAGCTACCGGCTGATTGGCGTATAGCTCACATGCGTCAGGAAGTCGATACACTCGAGAGAATAGCCGTAGACTACGTTCTCGACGGGGATTTGCGCTTGCGCGAGGTTCAGCAGCAGCTGGCCGCCGCGGAAGCGGCCCATGACGGCGCCGCGCTTGCCCGACTGCACGCTGAACTCGACAGTGCCGACGGTTATACCGCCGATGCTCGCGCGCGCAAGTTGCTGGCCGGGTTGGGCTTCACCAACGAGCAGATGGACCGCGCGGTAGGCAGTTTCTCCGGTGGCTGGCGGATGCGCCTGAACCTGGCGCAGGCGCTGATGTGCCCGTCTGATCTGTTGCTGCTCGACGAGCCCACCAACCACTTGGACCTGGATGCCATCCTCTGGCTGGAAGAGTGGCTCAAGAGTTACCCCGGTACCTTGATGCTGATCTCCCACGACCGTGATTTCCTCGACGCCGTGGTGGACCATGTGGCTCATGTCGAGCAATGCAAGCTGACCCTCTACCGTGGTGGCTACACCGCTTTCGAGCGTGCCCGCGCCGAGCGGCTGGCCCAGCAGCAGCAAGCCTACGAGAAGCAGCAGGCCCAGCGCGCGCACATGGAAAAGTACATTGCGCGTTTCAAGGCCCAGGCCACCAAGGCCCGCCAGGCACAGAGCCGGATCAAGGCCCTGGAGCGCATGGAAGAGCTATCGGCCGCCCACGTCGATTCGCCGTTCGATTTCGTGTTCCGCGAGTCCCACAAGATCTCCAGCCCGCTGCTGGACCTGTCCGAAGGCCGTCTGGGTTACGGCGACAAGGTGGTGCTGGAGAAGGTCAAGCTGCAACTGACCCCAGGCGCGCGTATCGGCCTGCTGGGCCCCAACGGTGCAGGCAAGTCGACCCTGATCAAGAACCTGGCCGGCGAGCTGTCGCCCATCGGTGGGCGCCTGGTGCGCGGCGAAAACCTCACTGTGGGGTATTTCGCCCAGCACCAGCTGGACTCGCTGGACAGCAAGGCCAGCCCGTTGCTGCACCTGCAACGCCTGGCACCTACCGAGCGCGAACAGACCCTGCGTGACTTCCTGGGCGGTTTCGACTTCCGTGGCGGGCGTATCGACGAGCCAGTGCTGAATTTCTCCGGCGGTGAAAAAGCTCGCCTGGCGCTGGCGCTGATCGCCTGGGAACGCCCGAACCTGCTGTTGCTCGACGAACCGACCAACCACCTGGACCTGGAAATGCGCCTGGCGCTGACCATGGCCCTGCAGGAATTCAGTGGCGCGGTGCTGGTGGTTTCCCACGACCGGCACCTGCTCAAGAGCACCACCGACGACTTCCTGCTGGTCGCGGATGGCAAGGTCGAAGCCTTTGACGGTGACCTGGACGACTACACCCGTTGGCTGGCGGACTACCGTCAACGCAACGCGCCGGTCAGCAACACCCCGGTCAACGCCGACAAGACCGACAAGAAAGCCCAGCGCCAGGCCGCCGCTGCCCTGCGCCAGCAACTGGCGCCGCACAAGCGCGAAGCCGACAAGCTGGAAACCGAGCTGGGCAAGGTGCATGAACAGTTGGCCAAGGTCGAGGCGGCATTGGGTGATAGCGGCATTTACGAGGCCGGTCGCAAGGACGAGCTGCGCGATCAGCTGGCCCAGCAGGCGAAGCTGAAAGTGCGTGAAGCCGAGCTTGAAGAAGCCTGGATGACGGCGCTCGAAACCCTGGAAACCATGCAGGCGGAGCTCGAAGCGCTGTCCTGA
- a CDS encoding LysE family transporter has translation MALQTWLAFLAACWIISLSPGAGAIASMSCGLQYGFARGYWNALGLQLGLILQIAVIAAGLGAVLATSATAFTLIKWFGVFYLVYLAIKQWRALPMDMATDSSVRPIGKPLSLVFRGFLVNVSNPKALVFMLAVLPQFIDPHAPLTVQYVTIAATMVAVDLLVMAGYTGLAAKVLRLLRTPKQQQRVNRTFAGLFIAAATLLATLRRAPV, from the coding sequence ATGGCGCTGCAAACCTGGCTGGCATTCCTTGCCGCTTGCTGGATCATCAGTCTCTCACCGGGTGCTGGCGCCATCGCGTCCATGTCCTGCGGCCTGCAGTATGGTTTCGCGCGGGGCTACTGGAACGCCTTGGGCCTGCAGCTGGGCTTGATTCTGCAGATCGCTGTCATTGCCGCCGGCCTCGGCGCGGTACTCGCGACCTCCGCCACCGCCTTTACCTTGATCAAATGGTTCGGCGTGTTCTACCTCGTCTATCTGGCGATCAAGCAGTGGCGCGCCTTGCCGATGGACATGGCTACCGACTCGTCAGTACGGCCTATCGGCAAGCCCCTGAGCCTGGTGTTTCGAGGCTTTCTGGTCAACGTCAGCAACCCCAAGGCACTGGTGTTCATGCTGGCTGTGCTTCCACAGTTCATCGACCCGCACGCACCGCTGACGGTGCAGTACGTCACCATCGCGGCAACCATGGTCGCGGTCGATCTGCTGGTCATGGCGGGGTACACCGGTCTGGCGGCCAAGGTGCTGCGCCTGCTGCGCACGCCGAAGCAACAACAGCGCGTGAACCGCACCTTCGCCGGTCTGTTCATTGCCGCAGCCACGCTGTTGGCGACGTTGCGGCGCGCGCCGGTCTAA
- a CDS encoding cysteine hydrolase family protein, translated as MFSPSASLYKGFFGLITSISLAFAAQTAVAHDNGQPTIRAMSGATPVASLDSKRTALLVIDFQNEYFTGRMPIPDGAKALANTRKLIDFADQAKIPVYHVQHVTPAGSAVFAIDGQTVKFHPDMQPRPQDKVLQKSTVSVFGSTDIDKTLKAAGIDTLLIAGLMTHACVAGAARDAAPLGYNVVVASDASATRAITRFNGAKVQAPALHQAALAEIEDTFGDVMTTAEITRLPIR; from the coding sequence ATGTTTTCCCCTTCTGCCAGCCTGTACAAAGGTTTCTTCGGCCTGATCACCAGCATCAGCCTTGCCTTCGCCGCCCAGACCGCCGTTGCCCACGACAACGGCCAGCCCACCATTCGTGCCATGTCTGGCGCAACGCCAGTGGCCAGCCTCGACTCCAAGCGCACGGCGCTACTGGTCATTGATTTCCAGAACGAATACTTCACTGGCCGCATGCCGATTCCCGATGGGGCCAAGGCGCTGGCCAACACGCGCAAGCTCATCGACTTCGCCGACCAGGCGAAGATTCCGGTGTACCACGTGCAGCATGTGACCCCTGCGGGGTCGGCCGTGTTTGCCATCGACGGCCAGACGGTAAAATTCCACCCTGATATGCAGCCGCGTCCTCAGGACAAAGTGCTGCAGAAGTCTACTGTCAGCGTTTTCGGCAGCACGGATATCGACAAGACCCTCAAGGCGGCCGGTATCGATACCTTGCTGATAGCCGGGCTCATGACCCACGCGTGCGTGGCGGGTGCGGCGCGCGATGCGGCGCCGCTGGGTTACAACGTCGTGGTAGCATCCGATGCGTCGGCCACCCGGGCCATCACTCGTTTCAATGGCGCCAAGGTGCAGGCCCCGGCATTGCACCAGGCCGCCCTGGCCGAGATCGAAGATACCTTCGGTGACGTGATGACGACTGCCGAGATCACCCGTCTGCCAATACGTTGA
- a CDS encoding LysR family transcriptional regulator, with the protein MNQVYAMRVFCSLVEAKGFSAAAERMATTHSTISRQVQHLEAALGARLVNRNTRKLSLTGAGEQYYQACLDILRRIDAAALAVADEQAQPTGLLRVSAPLSIGTLEIGGWLPPFQARYPGIHIDLCCDDQFIDLVEGRFDVALRISAPLADSSLVARELTLSEQILVAAPAYVMRHGLVRGVEGLAQHRLLAYAPGGAAVAWALARGDGAPLAVDPAGALRADTITALYGAALAGAGIAMLTRATVQADLLAGRLVHVLPQYSGGQRRYYAVYPNAQHLPAKVRVFVEFMREYYAQAAQPA; encoded by the coding sequence ATGAACCAGGTGTATGCCATGCGCGTGTTTTGTTCGTTGGTGGAAGCCAAGGGATTTTCCGCGGCTGCCGAGCGCATGGCCACTACCCACTCGACCATTTCACGGCAGGTACAACACCTGGAGGCCGCGCTCGGGGCGCGTCTTGTCAACCGCAATACCCGTAAGCTGAGCCTGACCGGGGCTGGCGAGCAGTACTACCAGGCCTGCCTGGACATCCTCAGGCGCATTGACGCGGCCGCGCTGGCGGTTGCCGATGAGCAGGCGCAGCCAACGGGGTTGTTGCGCGTCAGTGCGCCATTGAGCATCGGTACACTTGAAATCGGCGGTTGGCTTCCGCCATTCCAGGCCCGGTATCCGGGTATCCACATCGATTTGTGCTGCGACGACCAGTTCATCGACCTGGTGGAGGGGCGCTTCGACGTGGCGCTGCGCATCAGTGCCCCGCTGGCGGACAGCTCGCTGGTGGCGCGGGAATTGACCCTGTCCGAGCAGATCCTGGTAGCGGCGCCGGCGTATGTGATGCGCCATGGCTTGGTGCGTGGTGTCGAGGGACTGGCGCAACACCGGCTGCTGGCCTATGCGCCAGGGGGCGCTGCGGTTGCCTGGGCGCTTGCCCGAGGCGACGGGGCGCCGTTGGCCGTCGACCCCGCAGGTGCGCTACGGGCCGACACGATCACCGCGTTATACGGCGCTGCGTTGGCGGGGGCGGGTATAGCGATGCTGACACGCGCTACTGTGCAGGCTGATTTGCTGGCGGGGCGGTTGGTGCATGTGCTGCCGCAGTACAGTGGTGGGCAGCGTCGTTACTATGCGGTGTACCCCAACGCTCAACACCTGCCCGCCAAGGTGCGTGTGTTCGTCGAATTCATGCGTGAGTATTACGCGCAGGCCGCTCAACCCGCCTGA
- a CDS encoding DUF5384 family protein, with translation MNRTLIALTLSLLAAQADAGQFDQLHQIEVQQQQVEAAQQAAYQRQWEEQQAKAQARDEANRRARAAAQARAAEQAAAERKAVAQENNRLRTRAEQQEDEDRALDIEERKLKLQAMKAKADRANDYIDAELRSSAAQTDVVQSKADATRNVSSGTKALLEDTGKADVNRSNKLFGN, from the coding sequence ATGAATCGCACACTCATTGCCTTGACCCTGTCGCTGCTGGCGGCCCAGGCCGATGCCGGGCAATTCGACCAGTTGCATCAGATTGAAGTACAGCAACAACAGGTAGAAGCGGCCCAGCAGGCCGCCTACCAGCGTCAGTGGGAAGAGCAGCAGGCCAAGGCCCAGGCACGCGACGAGGCCAACCGCCGCGCCCGTGCCGCCGCCCAGGCCCGTGCCGCTGAACAGGCTGCCGCCGAACGCAAGGCCGTGGCCCAGGAAAACAACCGCCTGCGCACCCGCGCCGAGCAGCAGGAAGACGAAGACCGCGCCTTGGACATCGAAGAGCGCAAGCTCAAGCTGCAAGCGATGAAAGCCAAGGCCGACCGTGCCAACGACTACATCGACGCCGAACTGCGCAGCAGCGCAGCCCAGACCGACGTGGTGCAGTCCAAGGCCGATGCCACGCGCAACGTCAGCTCGGGTACCAAGGCCTTGCTGGAAGACACCGGCAAGGCTGATGTGAACCGCTCGAACAAGCTGTTCGGCAACTGA
- a CDS encoding YaiI/YqxD family protein produces the protein MRVWIDADACPKAAKDQVIKFALKRQFEVLMVAGVPLIKPAFACVKLVVVPAGPDAADDYLVEHAVPGELVICSDVPLADRLVKKGVACLDPRGKEFDERNMGERLAVRNLFTDLREQGQVGGGQAGYGDKDKQAFANSLDRILTRLARSSS, from the coding sequence ATGCGTGTCTGGATTGATGCTGACGCCTGCCCGAAGGCCGCCAAAGACCAAGTCATCAAATTCGCCTTGAAGCGCCAGTTCGAAGTACTGATGGTGGCCGGCGTTCCGCTGATCAAGCCTGCGTTCGCCTGCGTGAAGCTGGTGGTAGTGCCGGCCGGGCCCGATGCCGCCGACGATTACCTGGTAGAACACGCGGTGCCGGGTGAGCTGGTGATCTGCAGCGACGTGCCGTTGGCCGACCGGCTGGTGAAGAAAGGCGTGGCTTGCCTGGACCCGCGGGGCAAAGAGTTTGATGAACGGAACATGGGCGAGCGGCTGGCGGTGCGCAACCTGTTTACCGACCTGCGGGAGCAGGGGCAGGTGGGTGGCGGCCAGGCTGGCTATGGCGACAAGGACAAGCAGGCCTTCGCCAACAGCCTGGACCGTATTCTCACGCGCTTGGCGCGAAGCTCAAGCTGA
- the elbB gene encoding isoprenoid biosynthesis glyoxalase ElbB — protein MTKKVAVILSGCGVYDGAEIHESVLTLLRLNQRGAQVQCFAPNIDQMHVINHLTGEEMPETRNVLVESARIARGEVKDLADADVDHFDALVVPGGFGAAKNLSNFATQGAACTVNPQLLALAEAFAEAGKPVGLICISPALAAKIYGPGVTCTIGTDEETAKAIDKMGGTHEPCPVNDIVEDTARKLVSTPAYMSAKSIGEAAEGINKLVDRVLELATP, from the coding sequence ATGACCAAGAAAGTTGCAGTGATCCTGTCCGGCTGCGGGGTATACGACGGCGCAGAGATTCACGAAAGCGTGCTGACCCTGCTGCGCCTCAACCAGCGCGGCGCCCAGGTGCAATGCTTTGCACCGAACATCGACCAGATGCACGTGATCAACCACCTCACCGGCGAAGAAATGCCCGAGACCCGCAACGTGCTGGTCGAATCGGCCCGCATCGCCCGAGGCGAGGTCAAGGACCTGGCGGACGCGGACGTCGACCACTTCGATGCGCTGGTGGTGCCCGGCGGCTTTGGCGCTGCCAAAAACCTTTCCAACTTCGCCACCCAAGGCGCGGCCTGTACGGTGAACCCGCAGTTGCTGGCACTGGCCGAAGCCTTCGCCGAAGCTGGCAAGCCGGTGGGGTTGATCTGTATCTCCCCTGCCCTGGCCGCCAAGATCTACGGCCCCGGCGTGACCTGCACCATTGGCACCGACGAGGAAACAGCCAAGGCCATCGACAAAATGGGCGGTACCCATGAGCCGTGCCCAGTGAACGACATCGTCGAAGACACTGCCCGCAAGCTGGTGAGCACACCGGCCTACATGAGCGCCAAGTCCATCGGCGAAGCGGCCGAGGGCATCAACAAATTAGTGGACCGGGTGCTGGAACTCGCGACTCCATAG
- a CDS encoding DedA family protein yields the protein MLQQFLQDFGYLALFLGTFFEGETILVLAGFLAFRGYMDINLVVVVAFLGSYAGDQLWYFLGRKHGRKLLARKPRWQLMGDRALEHIRKHPDIWVLSFRFVYGLRTVMPVAIGLSGYPPRRYLLLNGIGAIVWATVLALAAYHFGAILEGLLGNIKKYELWVLGALLLLGGALWLRRRIKAARVARKTASQQAD from the coding sequence ATGCTCCAACAATTTCTGCAGGATTTCGGCTACCTGGCCCTGTTCCTTGGTACGTTCTTCGAAGGCGAGACCATTCTGGTCCTGGCCGGGTTTCTTGCGTTCCGCGGTTACATGGACATCAACCTGGTGGTGGTGGTTGCCTTCCTGGGCAGCTACGCCGGTGACCAGCTGTGGTATTTCCTGGGGCGCAAGCACGGGCGCAAGCTGCTGGCCCGCAAACCGCGCTGGCAGCTGATGGGCGACCGGGCGCTGGAGCATATTCGCAAGCACCCCGACATCTGGGTGCTGAGCTTCCGCTTCGTCTATGGCCTGCGTACCGTGATGCCGGTGGCCATCGGCCTGTCCGGTTACCCGCCCAGGCGCTACCTGCTGCTCAACGGTATCGGCGCGATTGTCTGGGCCACGGTACTGGCCTTGGCGGCGTACCACTTCGGGGCCATTCTCGAGGGCCTGCTGGGCAACATCAAGAAGTACGAACTGTGGGTACTGGGCGCGCTGCTGCTGCTCGGTGGCGCACTGTGGCTGCGCCGGCGAATCAAGGCTGCGCGGGTGGCGCGCAAGACCGCCAGCCAGCAGGCTGACTGA